In a single window of the Papaver somniferum cultivar HN1 chromosome 8, ASM357369v1, whole genome shotgun sequence genome:
- the LOC113303482 gene encoding phytochrome-associated serine/threonine-protein phosphatase — translation MDLDLWITKVKEGQHLMEDELQLLCEFVKEILIEESNVQPVHSPVTVCGDIHGQFHDLMKLFQTGGHVPETNYIFMGDFVDRGYNSLEVFTILLLLKARYPAHITLLRGNHESRQLTQVYGFYDECQRKYGNANAWRYCTDVFDYLTLSAIIDGTVLCVHGGLSPDVRTVDQMRVIERNCEIPHEGPFCDLMWSDPEEIETWAVSPRGAGWLFGSRVTTEFNHINNLDLVCRAHQLVQEGLKYMFQDKGLVTVWSAPNYCYRCGNVASILSFNENMEREVKFFTETEENNQMRGPRTTVPYFL, via the exons ATGGATCTAGATCTCTGGATTACTAAAGTTAAAGAAGGCCAACATTTAATGGAAGATGAGCTTCAACTTCTATGTGAATTC GTCAAAGAGATACTTATTGAGGAATCAAATGTTCAGCCAGTACATAGTCCAGTCACTGTTTGTGGTGATATCCATGGCCAGTTTCATGATCTAATGAAACTATTCCAAACAGGAGGTCATGTGCCCGAAACAAATTATATATTTATG GGTGACTTTGTGGATCGCGGGTACAACAGTCTTGAAGTTTTTACAATTCTTCTACTTCTTAAAGCAAG ATACCCTGCTCATATAACTTTATTGCGTGGAAACCATGAAAGCAGACAGCTTACTCAG GTATATGGTTTTTATGATGAGTGCCAGAGGAAGTATGGAAATGCCAATGCATGGCGGTACTGCACAGATGTTTTCGACTACCTTACACTTTCAGCAATTATAGATGGAACG GTGCTATGCGTCCATGGTGGTCTTTCTCCTGATGTTCGAACAGTTGATCAG ATGAGAGTGATAGAGCGAAATTGTGAAATTCCTCATGAAGGGCCATTCTGTGATCTTATGTGGAGTGACCCTGAAGAGATTGAAACATGGGCAGTTAGTCCGAGGGGTGCAGGTTGGCTTTTTGGATCTCGAGTGACAACTGAG TTCAATCACATAAACAATCTGGATCTGGTTTGCCGGGCACACCAGCTTGTACAAGAAGGTCTCAAGTATATGTTTCAAGATAAAGGCCTTGTAACC GTGTGGTCGGCGCCAAATTATTGTTATCGATGTGGAAATGTGGCTTCTATATTGAGCTTCAATGAGAATATG GAGAGAGAAGTCAAATTCTTTACAGAGACTGAAGAGAACAACCAAATGAGAGGTCCCAGGACAACTGTTCCTTATTTTTTATGA
- the LOC113303483 gene encoding UPF0426 protein At1g28150, chloroplastic-like, with the protein MAASLCNLSLSSPVMLKKSNPVRVKVSSFSNSSLLRRRDYRGFQVKAFFLNPMDEPLIKEALKEPVAFMGGMFAGLLRLDLNEDPLKEWVTRTVEATGMTEEEIDSEGSKSDEEAPQEIVIE; encoded by the exons ATGGCAGCCTCACTCTGCAATTTATCTCTCTCCTCGCCAGTAATG CTGAAGAAATCGAACCCAGTGAGAGTAAAAGTATCGTCATTTTCGAATTCGTCATTGTTGAGAAGGAGAGATTATAGAGGTTTTCAGGTGAAAGCTTTCTTCTTAAATCCAATGGATGAACCCCTTATTAAAGAAGCTCTTAAG GAACCTGTTGCGTTCATGGGAGGGATGTTTGCAGGTCTATTAAGGCTTGATTTGAACGAAGATCCACTTAAAGAATGGGTTACAAGGACAGTGGAAGCAACAGGGATGACTGAGGAAGAAATTGATTCAGAAGGGTCAAAATCAGATGAAGAAGCTCCTCAAGAGATTGTTATTGAATGA
- the LOC113304467 gene encoding mitochondrial intermembrane space import and assembly protein 40 homolog, translating into MGQVQSNESDVNQSKPEENTESSNGSSSLEDLIAEATAFGDDENESLEAKAQKALECPCVAELRSGPCGTSFSEAFLCFLKSTAEEKGSDCVNPFIALQDCIKANPNAFAKDVLNEDDSSKEEEEHSEDHRIIPPTWAKEQQSRL; encoded by the exons ATGGGTCAAGTTCAGAGTAATGAATCTGATGTGAATCAGAGCAAACCAGAAGAAAATACTGAGAGCAGTAATGGTTCATCAAGTCTTGAAGATTTAATTGCAG AAGCAACGGCTTTTGGCGACGATGAGAATGAG TCTTTAGAGGCAAAGGCACAGAAAGCACTGGAATGCCCTTGTGTGGCTGAACTGCGGAGTGGTCCTTGTGGGACCTCATTCTCGGAGGCCTTTCTCTGTTTCTTGAAAAGCACCGCTGAAGAAAAG GGCTCGGATTGTGTCAATCCATTTATTGCTTTACAAGACTGTATCAAAGCAAATCCTAATGCATTTGCGAAGGATGTTTTAAACGAAGATGATAGCAGTAAGGAAGAGGAAGAACACAGTGAAGATCACAGAATCATCCCGCCTACATGGGCTAAAGAACAACAAAGCAGGCTCTGA